The DNA region CAACTGCAAGACACATCGAAGCATCACGCCTGCATGACGAGCTCATCACGAAACCAAGTAAACGCAACGAAAGCGAATGGATCACTGTTACACAAGCACATGACCCCATAATCGATGACACCACATTTCAACAAGTACAAGACCTTTTGAATCAAAAGGCGACCAACCGAGGCATGAAACGAACGTCAAATCTTCTAGCTGGACTCATGTATTGCAATGAATGCGGTGGTAAAATGATCGTGACAGGAAACACGCGATCAAGTCATAACGAAACACATCAATACCGCTATATTGTCTGTGCAACAACACGCAGAATTGGAAAGTCAGCTTGTTCTAATCATTTTATCACAAAATACGATGATCTTTTGTCTGCATTACTTTCACCACTACAAAAACTACTCCAATCAGCAATAGCTATGACCCCATCTGATGATAGGGAGTTACTCAGTATAAGCCAGTATACATCGAGCCATCTTGCGGAGGCTAAAATAACTCAATTGCGCAAAGCATTAGCACATAACCAGCATGAGCAAATAGAAAATTTACGCGCATTTCGAAATGGGATATTTACTAAAGACATTATTGAACTAGGTCAAAAAGAGCTTACAGAACAAGCCGTTTATCTACAATCAGAAATAACACGTTTAACCGAACTTGTTGCACGTAATCATAACATGATAGACTCGATACGATCACAACATTCTGTGTTAAATATCTTTAAGCACATGCATTTGTACAATTCGATGACACAACGTTTAGCATTGCAAGCGGTTGTAGATCAAATTATCTTTTCTACAAACGGAGACATTTCTGTCTTATTTACTTGGCAACAGTGAGTACTACCATAGATCGTCATCAAACCCTCTTCTGATCCACAGATGTTCCCAAAGACGATTTTTAAGGAGCATGTAGTTACCCATGATGACTCATAACTTGTTAGATGACGAATCCATAGAATGGATTCGCAAAAGGGACTACCACACAAACATATGGGCTGGAGGCGAGACTACTCAGATAGCTATATATCCAAGAGATAGTGAGTATACATCACGATCGTTTATATGGAGGCTGAGCTATGCAACAGTCACAGCAGATCAATCTACCTTCACTCCCCTACCTGGAATTCGCAGAAAACTACTGATACTAGAAGGAGCAATGTCTCTTACACATGAACATCATCACCACAAACATTTGACGCCGTTCGCACAAGATGAGTTTGACGGATCGTGGACTACGCATAGTAAAGGACAAGCTCGCGACTTCAATTTGATGATGTCATCAAATTGTTTCGGTAGACTAGCCGCTCTGGATCTACAGAAAAATCCACAGACAGTACACTTATCAGATGATCAACATCGTTCGTATGGAATACGGACAGATGCATTTTTCTGCGTCCATGACGCTGCTTCTGTTTCCGTGAGTGGAATATCTACACCACAACTACCCATAGCTACTCAACATTTTCAATTAGAAAAAAATGATACTCTTCTCATTACACAAAATATCAATCGTCGTTCACACGTACATACTGTGCGCTTACATGCTCTAGAACCATCTTTTTCGACGATCATCCATGCCACCATGTATTACTAACTGCTTTCTTGTACAAAGAAATTCATAAAAAGCGTGAACACGGGGAAATGTATGTAGTGATATGCTGATTCTAGCCAGAAAGGTGTTATGAATGGATGCGGTATGTTACTACTACATGTGTCTTTATTCTTGCGGTTTTTATGTTCTTAACACCTTTTAGCAGTGCTAAAACACAGGTAAAACCGCTCTATGTAACTTTTGACGATGGTCCTTCTTTACAATACACCCCTCCTATTTTAGATATTCTGCGTAAAGAACATTGCAAAGCTACTTTTTTTATTTTAGGCTATCGTGCACTTGAATGCCCACCCATCATTCGACGTGAAATTCGGGAAGGTCATCAGATAGGAAGTCATGGATATGACCACCAGAATCTTGCCCTCGCCAATGCAACGACGATTCAAGAACAAATACGTAAAGCAGATGATGCAATTATTCGCGCAGGCGGTATCCGTCCTCTCTATTATCGACCACCTTATGGAGCGCTCGATTCACAAAAAAACGCCATCATTCAACAATGTGGTCATCCCATTAAACGTTGGGATGTAGATTCATTAGATTGGAAAGCCACAACAAAAGAATCGATTATCTCTCTCGTAGAAAAACAAGTAAAACCAGGTTCAGTCATCCTATTTCACGATGGCATTACACAAAGTCAGTTCACCGCACTTGCACTTCCCATTATTATTCGCGATTTGCGTAAACAAGGATTTGTCTTTCGTGTTCTTCCTCCTAGATAGGCTACGGCGTACCCATTGTGATCAATACGCCGTAGTCTTGTCTATTTGATGCTATGTTACAGTAATGCCGTGCGCTCTTGACGCGATTGTTCAACCGCTTCTAGAGCCTCTTCTACGTCTTTTGTACGATACCCACTCTGTACGCCAACGTAAAAAAATACAAGTGAAGTCATGGCGACAATCACCATGTCCCATGGATAAGCAATCCAATTTTTCAACTCGCCAAGTTTAGTTGATCCAGCATATGAAAAGAAAAGCATGACAAGTAAATATAGAATTAGCCAAATCCCACTTTTGAACGATTGACCACTTGGACGTTCGATTTCACTTGGCAGCAACAATGAAAAAATCCCATACAAAATGATGCCAATAAGAAGTGCAATCAATAGCTTAGAATCAATGGCCCAACCAGTCCAATAAATGATTAACGATCCAATAACAAAGGCAAGCGGAGAAATAATACTCGCTCCTGCTAGGCGGTATGGCCTGATTGCATCACTTGCTGTTTTACGCAGCACAGTAAGTGATACCGGTCCAATGATATACGTAAAGACTGTTGCAGATGACACTAATCCGACTAGAGATTGCCATGAGGGAAATGGTAACAAGAAAATTAATCCTAAAATAAAAGCTGAAATAAGCGCTACATATGGTACACCTGTGCGTTGATCAACCTTTGCTAAAGCACGTGGAAAGTACCCGTTATTAGCCAATGCATATAAAACTCTTGTCGTAGAGGCAATGTAAACATTCCCAGTTCCTGCAGGTGAAATAATGGCATCTGCATATAACAGAACTGCCATCCACCCTAAATTTAAGCTGACAGCCAATTGTGCAAATGGTGCGTTAAATGACACGCTTGGCCATCCATGAGAAAGTGCTGACGGACTAACACCGGCAACAAAGACTAATTGTAAGAGAACATACAAAACGACTCCAACAACAATAGAAATGAGTAACGCAAGAGGTACATCTCGTTGCGGATTACGTGCTTCCCCAGCTAAATCAAGCGCTTGGCGAAATCCTAAATAAGCGAACACGACTCCTGATGTTGCTACCGCAACTAAAATACCAGAGCTACCTTCAGGAGCAAACCCACCAGCAGAAGTAAGGTTACCCCAATGCAATCCTGTAAACAAAAAGATAATAATTGTTAGCGTTGGCATGATAAATTTCACAAAGGTAATCGTTGTATTGACCTTTGCAAAGTAACGCACACCAAAATAGTTCACTAAGAAAAATCCAAACATTAAAATGGCCGCACAGGTAAGACCAAAACCTGTCAAGAGATTGGTATGCGAGTTCCAAAGTTGTGGAAACCAATGCGATGCATATTGCATCACACCTTCCGCCTCCACTGCTGGCACAGAGGAATAGGCAATCCACGCCGCCCACCCCATGATAAAACTTGTTACGTGTCCATGGCTATAATGAGGATAACGCACAATTGAACCAGACTCCGGGAGCATACCCCCTAACTCAGAATATACCAATCCTATAAAGAGAACTGCAATTCCCCCAATGATCCAAGACACAATCGAAGCAGGTCCAGCATCTTGGGCCGCATAGAGTGCCCCAAACAACCATCCAGAGCCGATAATTCCTCCTACAGAAGCCATCGTTAAGTCAAGAAATGATAGATCTTTTTTTAATCCAGTATGCATTCTCGAGACTGCCCCCTTTTTTAAAACGTGTGAAAATAACCACATGGCACCCGTGGTTTGAATTCAGATCATGAGGTAAACAAGTCATCGGAATATGTAGAATGGCGATGACATTCCTACTATTCGCCTACGAGGTTAGCTGACGGGTTCGGCGAGCCATTCGCCTAAGAGAGGATTGTGGGCACAACCCTCTCTACTCACCCCAGAATCGTGGTTCCCCCGTTTCGTTTACAAAACGAATTCGGCCCTTATAAAAATGTCACAGTGGACATTAGGAAGTTAGCTATCAAAAGTAAGTATAGCACAAATCATTGTTAATCTTAATGAAACGCACAACACATGAGGCCAAAGTAAGTGGGCACTTCATAGGAAAGGAACTCTACCTTGCGCTCATTGGGAGCGATCGCCCCAGCTAGCATTAATGCTTGCCAAATACCGTCTGGTTTAGCATGTTCAATAAACTCAGGCTCAAACTGCATCATTCCCTCCAAATGTGCAGTGTGTAAAAGTGTAACTACTTGCTCATCCAATTGTCTTGCCGCTTCATGAAATCCATACGGTCCTGTTTCGTCATGAGCGTGAGACCAATCGCAACTAGCAATAAGACCAACACGTTTACCAGACTGTGCAACAGCTTCAGCCATTGCAGATCCAAATAGTAAGTGATCTTCAAAACTAAGTGATCGCGATGGAGTAATCACGACAATAGACGTTTCTGGCATGAAATAAAGTGGTACTACGACACCCCAGTCTAGTGGCATACAGGATAACGGTCCTTCACTCGTAGCAAAGCCTAAAGTAGCTACCGGAAGTCCTTTTTTCTTTGCATGATCTGCGATAGCGCCTGCAAGCATCCGATCTACTTTTCTGTCCATGGATATCTTTGCTCCGTAATCCTCCATTTCGCCAAACATATGTTCACAATTAACTATGGCAAATTGTTCATCAATCCGTGTACCATGTGGTGTAAGTACAATGATCGTATCCGGGTTGGACTGTTTCATCGAGGCGCCTAAACTCTCCATACTAAGACGCGTTTTTTTCATGAGTTCCGGGTACGGCTTAGCCAATTCCTCAATGATTTCTGATCCATGAGGGGTGATACAAGCAAAAACAAATGGATTCAAATAGACTCTCTCCCCTGTTCTAATGGTTTTTTATCCATCTTATCTACCTAAGAGTACACGATTGCATAAGAAGCCTCAACCGTCCGTTTTACAACTATCCAATGTAAGCATACTAGACTGCACTACATGACAGACATAGCTTTGTTTTGTATACTAAGCACACGCATGACAATGTCTTATGATAAGTAGAATGATCATGATAGAGGACTGAGCGATCTCGCACCGGTTGTATACCAAAGGATGATTAACCATTGAAAAAGAAAAAAAGAATGAGCTACATAAACTCGTTACTTCGGTTAGACATGGGACAAATCACATGGCGTCAGGCATTGCGCAATGCTTTAGGAATCTCGCTGCCTCTCATCGCAGGAGTGCTATGTGGGCATATCCTTTACGGACTAGGGGGGGCGGTAGGTGCTCTCGTAGCAGGTTTTGCATCCATGACAGGCACCTATCGCAAACGTCTGCGCACGATGCTATTAACAGCTGTTTGGATGAGCGTGGCCACATTTATTGGTGCGGCCACAGGCAATATTTTATGGTTTGCAGTATTTGTCATGATGATCAGTGGATTCATCGCTGGATTATTAGTCGCTGTAAGTCCTGAAGCTGCACAAATTGGGCTGCTCTCTACAAACTCCCTCATTCTGATTGCAAACTTTCCCGAAACACCACTGCATGCATTCTATCAAGGACTACTTGTAGCAGCAGGAGCGCTGATCCAAATCATCCTTATGATGATTGATAATGCAGTGCGTCCATCTCCAACTGAAGCTTCTGACGTAGCTACTGTCTTTAAGGCATTATCCGCCTATGCCAAAGCTCGTACACGCGATGCAGATGTACTTGTTGCAAGGTCATTCCTCATAGCCAATTCATCATTAAAAGATTCTTCTCTGAAAACAAGTTATTGGTATCACTTGTCTCATCTTCTAGATATAGCAGAACGCTTACGCCTCGATATTGTAGCTTTAGATGGAGCTTTTTTTATGCATAGAGAACATGGCACCCATGCCGAACGTGTAAGTCATATTGAACTCTACCAACATCTTATTCGCACTGTTTTGCAGCAGGTGAGTGAGATTCTTGCAAAAGTCAGCCCCATTATCAAGAAGAATGCACTCGTTGATCCGTCTTTTGCGGACTCTGTATCTCAGTTACAAAAGCTTATTTCCACTACTATGATCTCTACGCTAGACCATGAGGATCGAGCACAAGAACTAAAAGAACGTCTAAACGACCTCATAAGCCGTTTACTTGACATGAGTAACTTTATTACTTCCGGTCAACCTTCACTTGAGATAACAATGACAACAAAAGAAATGCCTACACTGAGAAGGTCTACTTTATCTGTCATCCATGACGTGTCCTCTACTTTAAAAGCCAATGTAACACTGCGCTCATCTGCTTTTCGACATGCCATCAGACTTTCAGGAACACTTACAGTAGCTGTATTGCTTTACCGTTTCTTACACTTACCGCGCGGTTACTGGATCCCACTAACCGCTCTCATTATTTTAAAGCCTGATTTTTTCACAACGTTTAGTCGAGGATCTGCAAGGATTCTCGGCACTCTTTTAGGTGTAGCTTTCACAACTCTATTCATGATATTTATTCCTGACTCTCACCATCTACTTGGACTTTCACTTGTCGTACTTTTTGCGTGGGCACTCTATACGACCATTAATTTCAACTATACAATTTATACCACTTTATTAACGGCTGAAGTAGTTGTACTGCTATCATTTTTCGAACAAAGCGCACCACTTGCTACGGCAATGGATCGTCTGATCGATACAGCAATTGGCGGCATATTAGCATTTGTTGCATATGCAATATGGCCGACATGGCAACGAAGAAATGTTCCGGAAAGTTTTAACCGGCTCATTGTTGCAGAACAGAAATACTTTCATGCAGTATTTCATCTCGATTCTAATACATCGAAGTACCGCAAAAATACACGTTTAGCCCGCACGAATACGGTAACCGTTGTAGAACAAGCACTGGCAGAACCAGTGCAACTCAAACTACCTGTTGTCAATATCATGGGGCTTCTCACTGGATTACATCGTTTTGCAGACACACTAGTTGCCTTAGAAGCAAATTCTGATACGATACTGGCACCATATATAGAGCAACCTGATGTACAACATTTTATTGCGGCTACTGAAGCCGCATTAAATAGCTTGGAACAATTATTGGTCGCACGAATGATAGCTACAACAAACACACAATTCAATACTATAGAGACCTCTGTACAGTTGAAAGAAATAGAAGATGCTATACATGTCCATACGAACCATATACCACCTGCACTAGAAGAGATATTTGTTAGACTTGCAAGTAACATTGGCACTATGAATCGCATGCTAAGTTCTATCGAATAGTAGCATGCGATTCATATGGACATTATTTAGCTGTAATATAAGGGCTTTTGGCAGACGCTGAAACGTCGAAACCATCCCACATGCCAGAATCTTCTTGACCATCAGAGACAGCAGATACCACTCCATACTTTCCAGTGTGTATTGCCTTAAACTGAAAATCTTGTTCTTGTCCATATGGTATTCCTACTGTGGGATTCACAGTTGATGCTCCTTTAAATGCAGGAGTAAAAGCGCCTGCTTGAATTTCACGAAAGGGTACGATCATCGCGCTATTATAGACTAAGGATTGTTCATTCTTAAACAGGACAAAAACAGTCCACCCCACCGGGACAACAATTGTCATATATCCATTGGCATATCCATCAAAGTCAATATCACCAAGTGCCGTTTGAGTAGCGATTAACAGGATATGCACTTGTTTTTTTCTAGCGTCAATCGTCATCCACTTTTTTGTCAATCCGCGATTAGAAAAGTGATCTCTTTGATTAGCATATTGTTCAATGTTTTTCAGTGTGGTATCACCTTGTGCGGGAATATCATACAGATGAAGACTCACGATTAACATCATGGTAGCTAGTGCACTATAGAGTAACGGAGCCCTGCGAACAACAGGTGCAAGAGACTTCTCTACTTTTGCTAAAAATGTTTTTAACCAAAGAAAAATAGCTGGTATATCCACACTATCCTGTACCCACAACGATGCAATGATCAGGGCGAAGATTGGAGAAGTGTTAGGATCAGTACCTACACCGCCCACAACACCAAAATCTTGTCCTACCCACCACGTAAATAAAAGCCAGGTAAAAGTAAGGATCATTGTAAATCGTTTAGCGATTTTAAACCAAAATATAACCGCAAGTAACAACATCACGAATGAAAAAATGCCATTCCATAGCACCGCTGCTTGCGTCGCAATCGAAGAAATCGATTGAATTGGCACTTGAAGAATAGCTGGTTGTGGCGTAGAGATCGAGTTTTCAAATAGCGAGGATATACCATTTGCATTCCAAAAGCCATCAGAAGGAACTATTTGCCATAAAGCACAAATAAACCAAAAAAGTGATACAAACGCTCGTTCTACTCTCCCCATTTTGCCTGTTATCCACAACTTCATTGGCATTAGAAGAAAAATAGCAGAAACAACATAGAGAGTAACTGAACCAGGACTCCCTGTAATAAAGGATGGATTCCCTGTTAGAATGCCTCCTAGCCCTTCACCAAAAATCCAGACAAGCAATCCCCAGAAAATTGAGATCCATAAACCTGCTTTCCCAAGCCACTTATCTTTACCCACAAAGAGCAGGACAGCAATAGCTAACTGAATA from Sulfoacidibacillus ferrooxidans includes:
- a CDS encoding polysaccharide deacetylase family protein, which translates into the protein MRYVTTTCVFILAVFMFLTPFSSAKTQVKPLYVTFDDGPSLQYTPPILDILRKEHCKATFFILGYRALECPPIIRREIREGHQIGSHGYDHQNLALANATTIQEQIRKADDAIIRAGGIRPLYYRPPYGALDSQKNAIIQQCGHPIKRWDVDSLDWKATTKESIISLVEKQVKPGSVILFHDGITQSQFTALALPIIIRDLRKQGFVFRVLPPR
- a CDS encoding recombinase family protein; protein product: MDRAAIYVRVSTDYASQKDSPDHQLAACKEYAASIGLSTSPAHVYNDAGLSGTEITMRNEVSRMMHDARNGEFEAVLFTAISRFSRDMSDAFNMKKKLESVYGVRLISIEEGYDSAIEGRNNEMVFTVHAMLAAHKSKEMSVAILRGLRQSAKKGRHIGNVTPYGYRKGLDQKLEQEPYEANIIRDIFRLYLSGESARSIAHILNEQHIPTASKRRSGKDTLWQASTITSILHNEVYVGTIVAHRYTTARHIEASRLHDELITKPSKRNESEWITVTQAHDPIIDDTTFQQVQDLLNQKATNRGMKRTSNLLAGLMYCNECGGKMIVTGNTRSSHNETHQYRYIVCATTRRIGKSACSNHFITKYDDLLSALLSPLQKLLQSAIAMTPSDDRELLSISQYTSSHLAEAKITQLRKALAHNQHEQIENLRAFRNGIFTKDIIELGQKELTEQAVYLQSEITRLTELVARNHNMIDSIRSQHSVLNIFKHMHLYNSMTQRLALQAVVDQIIFSTNGDISVLFTWQQ
- a CDS encoding class III extradiol dioxygenase subunit B-like domain-containing protein, encoding MNPFVFACITPHGSEIIEELAKPYPELMKKTRLSMESLGASMKQSNPDTIIVLTPHGTRIDEQFAIVNCEHMFGEMEDYGAKISMDRKVDRMLAGAIADHAKKKGLPVATLGFATSEGPLSCMPLDWGVVVPLYFMPETSIVVITPSRSLSFEDHLLFGSAMAEAVAQSGKRVGLIASCDWSHAHDETGPYGFHEAARQLDEQVVTLLHTAHLEGMMQFEPEFIEHAKPDGIWQALMLAGAIAPNERKVEFLSYEVPTYFGLMCCAFH
- a CDS encoding FUSC family protein, producing the protein MKKKKRMSYINSLLRLDMGQITWRQALRNALGISLPLIAGVLCGHILYGLGGAVGALVAGFASMTGTYRKRLRTMLLTAVWMSVATFIGAATGNILWFAVFVMMISGFIAGLLVAVSPEAAQIGLLSTNSLILIANFPETPLHAFYQGLLVAAGALIQIILMMIDNAVRPSPTEASDVATVFKALSAYAKARTRDADVLVARSFLIANSSLKDSSLKTSYWYHLSHLLDIAERLRLDIVALDGAFFMHREHGTHAERVSHIELYQHLIRTVLQQVSEILAKVSPIIKKNALVDPSFADSVSQLQKLISTTMISTLDHEDRAQELKERLNDLISRLLDMSNFITSGQPSLEITMTTKEMPTLRRSTLSVIHDVSSTLKANVTLRSSAFRHAIRLSGTLTVAVLLYRFLHLPRGYWIPLTALIILKPDFFTTFSRGSARILGTLLGVAFTTLFMIFIPDSHHLLGLSLVVLFAWALYTTINFNYTIYTTLLTAEVVVLLSFFEQSAPLATAMDRLIDTAIGGILAFVAYAIWPTWQRRNVPESFNRLIVAEQKYFHAVFHLDSNTSKYRKNTRLARTNTVTVVEQALAEPVQLKLPVVNIMGLLTGLHRFADTLVALEANSDTILAPYIEQPDVQHFIAATEAALNSLEQLLVARMIATTNTQFNTIETSVQLKEIEDAIHVHTNHIPPALEEIFVRLASNIGTMNRMLSSIE
- a CDS encoding sulfocyanin-like copper-binding protein, which translates into the protein MPYYLLKYLSVHTVEQFYSLLLATVGFLILMIVSIVYMVGLRKARIVEQNTIELKNSFSALNTANEHGMLEEQRSKKVHVYLLGRSFLWYGLAALWFIDGLLQIQPPMASSMFVDMVLAPVLAGQPAFYLRMMGQGIQLWTDHQLLSAVFAAIIQLAIAVLLFVGKDKWLGKAGLWISIFWGLLVWIFGEGLGGILTGNPSFITGSPGSVTLYVVSAIFLLMPMKLWITGKMGRVERAFVSLFWFICALWQIVPSDGFWNANGISSLFENSISTPQPAILQVPIQSISSIATQAAVLWNGIFSFVMLLLAVIFWFKIAKRFTMILTFTWLLFTWWVGQDFGVVGGVGTDPNTSPIFALIIASLWVQDSVDIPAIFLWLKTFLAKVEKSLAPVVRRAPLLYSALATMMLIVSLHLYDIPAQGDTTLKNIEQYANQRDHFSNRGLTKKWMTIDARKKQVHILLIATQTALGDIDFDGYANGYMTIVVPVGWTVFVLFKNEQSLVYNSAMIVPFREIQAGAFTPAFKGASTVNPTVGIPYGQEQDFQFKAIHTGKYGVVSAVSDGQEDSGMWDGFDVSASAKSPYITAK
- a CDS encoding HutD family protein; its protein translation is MMTHNLLDDESIEWIRKRDYHTNIWAGGETTQIAIYPRDSEYTSRSFIWRLSYATVTADQSTFTPLPGIRRKLLILEGAMSLTHEHHHHKHLTPFAQDEFDGSWTTHSKGQARDFNLMMSSNCFGRLAALDLQKNPQTVHLSDDQHRSYGIRTDAFFCVHDAASVSVSGISTPQLPIATQHFQLEKNDTLLITQNINRRSHVHTVRLHALEPSFSTIIHATMYY
- a CDS encoding APC family permease, giving the protein MHTGLKKDLSFLDLTMASVGGIIGSGWLFGALYAAQDAGPASIVSWIIGGIAVLFIGLVYSELGGMLPESGSIVRYPHYSHGHVTSFIMGWAAWIAYSSVPAVEAEGVMQYASHWFPQLWNSHTNLLTGFGLTCAAILMFGFFLVNYFGVRYFAKVNTTITFVKFIMPTLTIIIFLFTGLHWGNLTSAGGFAPEGSSGILVAVATSGVVFAYLGFRQALDLAGEARNPQRDVPLALLISIVVGVVLYVLLQLVFVAGVSPSALSHGWPSVSFNAPFAQLAVSLNLGWMAVLLYADAIISPAGTGNVYIASTTRVLYALANNGYFPRALAKVDQRTGVPYVALISAFILGLIFLLPFPSWQSLVGLVSSATVFTYIIGPVSLTVLRKTASDAIRPYRLAGASIISPLAFVIGSLIIYWTGWAIDSKLLIALLIGIILYGIFSLLLPSEIERPSGQSFKSGIWLILYLLVMLFFSYAGSTKLGELKNWIAYPWDMVIVAMTSLVFFYVGVQSGYRTKDVEEALEAVEQSRQERTALL